Proteins encoded by one window of Chitinispirillales bacterium:
- a CDS encoding SoxR reducing system RseC family protein produces the protein MQRISSRAGKILQVNRDKIKIELFSNELPQSCEVKGCNVCKSHSPKIERDYPKSNFCDEITVNDIVKIECLQINDGVAAAIVFLTPLLFSAVFYYVSTALGISLQSVLSIVFAVFGGIFGFVAVAIFDKIFRRLNPAKIFKE, from the coding sequence ATGCAGAGAATTTCATCAAGAGCCGGAAAAATTTTGCAAGTAAATAGAGACAAAATAAAAATAGAATTGTTTTCAAACGAATTGCCGCAATCTTGTGAAGTAAAAGGTTGCAACGTTTGCAAGTCGCATTCTCCAAAGATAGAAAGAGATTATCCAAAAAGCAATTTTTGCGACGAAATAACAGTAAATGATATTGTGAAAATTGAATGTTTACAGATAAACGACGGAGTTGCCGCCGCTATCGTATTTTTGACTCCGCTTCTGTTTTCGGCGGTTTTTTATTATGTTTCAACTGCGTTAGGTATTTCTTTGCAGAGTGTTTTGTCAATTGTTTTTGCAGTCTTCGGAGGAATTTTCGGCTTTGTCGCGGTAGCGATTTTTGACAAAATCTTTCGTAGATTAAATCCGGCAAAGATTTTCAAAGAATAA